A section of the Mesobacillus jeotgali genome encodes:
- a CDS encoding RNA polymerase sigma factor: MSDYYSIHFQKVYEEYSDKVYGYLLLLTGKKEVAEDLTQETFLRVYKNIHQFNGDSQIFTWLVKIARNVAIDHLRRGRRLRFFSLDRYAIQSSQPSPVEIIVKGEKTSLLYKAIKALKLNYQEVLILRKIKEFSIKETALILGWSESKVKITTSRAMAALKKELKRRGELIEEII, encoded by the coding sequence TTGAGCGATTATTACAGCATTCATTTCCAAAAGGTATATGAGGAATACAGTGATAAGGTTTACGGCTATTTGCTGTTATTAACCGGTAAAAAGGAAGTCGCAGAGGATTTAACCCAGGAAACTTTTTTAAGAGTATACAAGAATATCCATCAATTTAATGGTGATTCACAAATTTTCACTTGGTTGGTGAAAATAGCTCGAAATGTGGCAATTGATCATTTAAGAAGAGGGAGAAGGCTGCGCTTTTTTTCATTGGACAGGTATGCAATCCAATCGAGCCAGCCTTCTCCTGTAGAGATCATCGTAAAGGGAGAAAAAACATCTCTTCTGTATAAAGCGATTAAAGCATTGAAACTTAACTATCAGGAAGTATTGATTTTAAGGAAAATCAAAGAATTTTCGATTAAGGAGACCGCCCTGATTCTTGGCTGGAGCGAAAGTAAGGTGAAAATAACCACATCAAGGGCAATGGCAGCCTTAAAAAAAGAGTTGAAGAGAAGAGGGGAACTCATTGAGGAAATCATTTGA
- a CDS encoding YjcZ family sporulation protein yields MYGYGGCGGYGGYGVGGVGYGSGFVLIVVLFILLIIVGCACYF; encoded by the coding sequence ATGTACGGATATGGCGGATGCGGTGGTTATGGCGGCTACGGTGTAGGAGGAGTGGGTTACGGCAGCGGTTTTGTTTTAATCGTTGTCTTGTTTATCCTCTTGATCATCGTCGGCTGCGCATGCTATTTCTAA
- a CDS encoding YjcZ family sporulation protein, producing MSDGCGYGGGFALLVVLFILLIIIGASWGFGY from the coding sequence ATGTCAGATGGATGCGGATACGGCGGAGGTTTCGCTTTGCTTGTTGTATTGTTCATTCTTTTAATCATTATCGGAGCGTCTTGGGGTTTCGGTTACTAA
- a CDS encoding ABC transporter substrate-binding protein, with the protein MKRGLAFILAASLLIGLLAGCSGGQNAEAEKTKDGKVVVDFWTFWGSETRRPIIEKIIDDYNNSQDKVFVKHTFLPWGDIWTKNLASVAAGNPADVIVNDINTVAQRAENKQVEDLSKYVDDSFKQKFYPHLWDTVEHDGKTYAVPFNTDTRLLFYNKKAFEEAGLDPNKPPATWAELEEYAKKLDVKTGDKYDRIGFYPLWGSMGASSWMTNADGGKGFIENGELAINTPKKAEALNWILGWKDRLGENTVQAFQAEFGSEQSNPFIAGKVAMWVDVGTFYTQLRDYGQDVEFGVAPIPAYEEGSGNWAEGGGFVVEVPKGSKHPKEAMDFIKYLTDMEAQKYWAVKNYDNVANSEAAEAALNDLKGPDKMVYEATVKNLEQTKMFPVPVEYPDYHSRLNPHIDNALLGKTTPEKALKQAEEDIEKMKK; encoded by the coding sequence ATGAAAAGGGGTCTAGCATTCATTTTAGCAGCATCGCTGCTCATCGGCTTACTTGCTGGTTGCTCAGGGGGGCAAAACGCAGAAGCTGAAAAAACGAAAGATGGTAAAGTGGTCGTGGATTTCTGGACATTCTGGGGATCAGAGACACGCCGGCCAATCATTGAAAAAATCATTGATGACTATAATAATTCCCAGGACAAGGTTTTTGTAAAACACACATTCCTGCCTTGGGGTGATATCTGGACTAAGAACCTTGCATCAGTTGCAGCCGGTAATCCAGCGGATGTCATCGTCAATGATATCAACACTGTTGCTCAGCGTGCTGAAAACAAACAGGTTGAAGATTTGAGCAAGTATGTTGATGATTCATTCAAGCAGAAGTTCTATCCGCATCTTTGGGATACGGTTGAACACGATGGAAAGACATACGCGGTACCTTTCAATACTGATACGCGCCTTCTTTTTTATAACAAAAAGGCCTTCGAGGAAGCTGGGCTCGATCCGAACAAGCCGCCAGCAACTTGGGCTGAATTAGAAGAATATGCAAAAAAATTAGATGTGAAGACTGGCGATAAATATGATCGAATTGGTTTCTATCCACTATGGGGAAGTATGGGTGCATCAAGCTGGATGACGAATGCAGATGGTGGAAAAGGATTTATCGAGAATGGAGAGTTGGCAATCAACACTCCAAAAAAAGCTGAGGCGCTGAATTGGATTCTTGGTTGGAAAGATCGTCTTGGCGAAAATACTGTGCAGGCTTTCCAGGCGGAATTTGGCAGTGAGCAATCCAATCCATTTATTGCAGGAAAAGTAGCAATGTGGGTTGATGTGGGTACATTCTACACCCAATTGAGAGATTACGGACAGGATGTCGAATTTGGTGTAGCTCCGATTCCCGCTTATGAAGAAGGTTCAGGAAACTGGGCAGAAGGCGGCGGGTTTGTTGTTGAAGTTCCTAAAGGGTCCAAGCATCCAAAAGAAGCGATGGATTTCATTAAGTATTTGACAGATATGGAAGCCCAGAAATATTGGGCAGTCAAAAACTATGACAATGTAGCGAACAGTGAAGCGGCAGAGGCAGCCCTTAATGATCTTAAAGGACCGGATAAGATGGTTTATGAAGCTACTGTCAAAAATCTGGAGCAAACCAAAATGTTCCCGGTACCAGTTGAATATCCAGATTATCATAGCAGGCTGAATCCGCATATCGATAACGCTTTGTTAGGAAAGACAACTCCTGAAAAAGCATTGAAGCAAGCGGAAGAAGATATCGAAAAAATGAAGAAGTAG